In Centropristis striata isolate RG_2023a ecotype Rhode Island chromosome 8, C.striata_1.0, whole genome shotgun sequence, the genomic window tgagAACAAAGTTTTACATCAGTGGGAAACGCCAAAAGACATCAATATAAAAACCTTAAGATGACATATGCACATATGCACATATCACAGACACATGACATATCTCTTACAGCATTCAgacttacatacatacagtactatAAAGCTCAGCTTAGCCTACAGATCAGTACTGGTTACTGAGAAAGACCCaaaatgcagatttaaagtTCAGTTCACATCTAAAAGTTTTGATGCATTTGCCAAACACATGCTTATATTACAGCTAatgacttattattattattattattcagcacAAATTAAGTTAAATCCTTCGACCTACCAGTAGACCTGCACAGACTCATTCAGCTCAAAGTCAACAGCTGATGCTAATGATTGGTTATCattgataataaacacaagtaATAACATAACAGCTTGAGCTAGTCaaaacacataataaataataattatgtgaTAAATAAAGCACATAATGTGACCTCTATAACATCAACCACTGCACGACAGGGAGTTAACTTGGACATTTATCAAATTATCAAGCAAAGAGCTTGACCAAAACTGATTGGCTGAATTGAAGTTTAAGGATTACCATTAAAACATCTGAGTGATTGAGTTGTTGTGAGCTTGATGAAGTTTCTATCTTGAGGATAAGTCACTTCCATAATTACAGTGGGTGGTTGAAAGTGGGGAACAGAGTGAGCATGTACAGTAACTGTAATGTTCATTTCCTGTAACACAAACATGGCACCCTCTAGTGTTGGAAACCCACTCTGCACATCTGTTACCATTAGTCAAAACAGTCTGGAttcacataaaatgtaaaataaagtattcatttttaacatgaGATTTACCAGATTATAAAGTAGACAGTTAAAAGTTAAATGAAGTAACAGAAGAAAGCTAGCATTTGTACAGGCATTCAGTTTAATTGAATTTGAAGAGAGTTCAAATTTatgatacttaaaaaaaaaacactgaagcaATGTGGACATATAAACGTCCAAGCTAACAAGCTGGGAACATTCCCAAATGCGCAGTgtacaaaatatcacaatgtaATATGTACAACACAAAGagaacacaaatacacagacagCACTCTTAGCAAGATGAAAATTGGTATTTACatcaaaataaatagaaaacaaaacaataaataacatcaAAATGCATTGGTTAATGGATGACATAAAGCTGGATTTGTTGATATAGAGCCGGCCACTGATTTATAGATATATACTACAGGCAGAGCAAAGTTATTCTTCATAGTGGTATAACAAACAAAGTCACTATAGAGGTTCACCAgctctttttatatataaatcagAACTTTCATATTTTTGAATCCAAATTTTTCCCCTGATAAATTTACATTCAAGCCAGCTCAGGACACAGATAACGCCTGAAAACATGGAAAAAGATATTTGATTGAATATTGGAAGAAAACAGAGTAGGCTTATAGTTAACTTCATGAAAACTGGCTAGTTTTGAATTCTccatcatcacttctttgttCGGCACATAACATTTTCACCAGCATGTTAGACAAACAGCAACGTcagatataatataaaaacacagataaacatCTGCAAAGACGAAACTCCACCAGCTTTTCTGTCAAAACGGGGAACATTGAGATAATCATCAGATCCATCTTTTCTCTGGATAATATTCATTACATGTCATTGCATTACATACAAGTAGAGCTATATAAAACCTGCTATGGTTGTATACAGAAATAGAAAATCTTACTTTAAACCTTCTATGATATACAGTTGATGATGTGACATCATTAACCAGCCATGGAACAATAATACAGCAGCATATTGCTGCCAcgccagaaaaataaaaacagatataaTGTGAAGTTATTTGCAAGTTGCAAGAAAGAAAAATTCTCCTAATACCAagatattttaacataattacAACATACAAACTTATCACAATATAACAGGAAACTTTTCTTGTCATAACATaatactatttttattgttaatgtTTCATATGGTAATGTGATAACTTATTGttataatatgaaatgtttaacATAATATCAagataaactgtattttttaacatgtttcatgttataacatgataaCTTAATGTTTATAGCATAAAACGTTTCATGTTATCATGTCAACACATTGTTATAACATACAATTTTTATGTTATGATGTCATAACTTTCTTATCAtaacatgatacatttttacttcatgctaatgtgaaaatatattctTATTATGGGAAAAACATCTTGTTATTACAATAAACTTTTCAGGTTTTAACTTGATACTGatctgtttttctttatctGTCGTGGCAGCAATAAACTTCCATACAATCCCATCCAAGTTTCAAAGGATTAGAAATCTATCATTTCTATTTCTATGTACATCTTACCTTtggatattaatttattttcctttattagAACGTAACTGTGCGCTAATGCGTGACAGCTCAAGAGTGGCAGCTCGGTCCACAcctcaaaataaataagaataaataagacAACTCCATGTTCACAAACAAGTGGATAACTGCAGAGGTGTCTATTCAGTAAAACAAGAACTGTAAACTTAAGTCTCTCTCACGTCACATCAATAACAACTTGATTAAGATGAGGACAAGAATGACATGATACTGTACATCATCATCAGTTTTATATCTGTAAAGgtgaacaacaaaaaatgatacGCTTGAATATAAATtgacatgtttgtgtatgtgtgtaatgaTGTGTATTCCTGTCTCAATACAGCAGTAACAATAAGAATGGTATATAATATTTTTCAAGCAGCTCAGGCGCGTAGAATGTAGCTCTCCCAGCATGCCAAATAGGCCTGGTAGACGTTTTGTTTCTCTCCAGGCTCAGTTTTTAGTAGCTGAAAGTCACTTTTTGAGCCAGATCTACAGTACTTGGCACCACAATAAAGAGAGGGAATACTAAGATCTACCCCGTATCATACTCTACTGTATTTTGGGTTATTTGTGACCTTTGACACCTCTTACTAACAGAATGATCCTCTCTCAACACAAGCCTGTCTCATATTTTATCTACAACTCAGATCATGGCTTAAATAAACACATCACACCTTTAAcgcatccatccatctaaaTCTTCCTCAAATTAAGTCTTTCATGTTTTAGCACTATCAACCTAGAACCCAAAGCAAGGCCCTACCTCACCTCTACCTCTCTCGCGCCTCTTCCTCTAATCTCTTTTAGCCcttcctttcctctttctcctcccagAGTTCTCCTGGGGCTTCTCCTCTTTGCTTCCTGTCACCACCGCTCCGTTGGCGGCCTTGCTGAGCCCGTTGAGGGTCCCGTTAGAGAGGGCCTTGCTTGCTTTGGAGGAGGAGGCATCACGTCTGGGCTGCTGGCGGCGGTAGGTCTGGTAGTAGAAGTTGCCGAAGAGgatgatgaaggtgatggcGTAGCAGATGAGGGAGTAGTGCATCCAGTGGGGGAAATCGCAGTTGACGTAGAGGGACAGGGCTGTGTGGCCGATGGTGACGTGAAACTGGATCTGAGACacaaagaaggaaacaaaatcacaattttttgCGATGTGTAATTAGTTTCACACCTTTCAGCCTGATGATTATTATTCCACTGAGAGATTGTAGAGTGTAAAATGTTCCTAAATGTTCCATGATCAATCTTCCAAAATGTGTTAAAGGAATATATTTCCATTCAAATTAGCCACACGGCAAGGTTATATCTTACCATCTGGATGATGGTcaagtacttcttccaccacaggTACTTTTGGATCTTAGGTCCACAGGAGGCCAGGCCATAATACAGGTACATCAAGACGTGAATAGCTGCATTCATGTGTGCACCAAAGAAtgctgcaaataaaacaaaataatattagtTTTGGCATGGTGCTAGAAAAAGGTTTCGACACACAATTTTGGTTTCtattaacctttatttattgcTAAAAACGTCAACTTGtgaatttgatttgttttccagATGAGCAAGAATTACATCATCAGTAGTCCACTGTGAGAgatgatgtttttatgtcttttatgcaAGAAGTTTTTTATACTTTTGGCATAGATGGACTGTGACACAAAGGGCTCCTGGGCCCTGACATGAAAAACAGGATTGTTGCACAcatttcaaaatcagatttaaCTCTGTCCCACTTTTAAGCTTTTCAGTcgataaaaaagtgttttaaaataGTTAATTGAACTGTTAACTATGACTACCAAAATGCTTAATGCCACAAAATGCCTAATATGGAAGAACTCAATTCATGACCAGAAAACCTTTGACTCTCTCTACAATTCAATGTAACTAGAACTAAAGGAAATAGGGTGTAAATTACATCATTCTACTGATACAGAACTCCACTGTAGCTACTCACACTGTCCTCCTGCCACCCATTTGATGCCGATCCACCAGAGCGTGAACATGGTGCAGTGGTGGTAGACATGCAAGAAAGTAACTTGGCTGAATTTTTTCCTCAGGATGAAAAACACCGTGTCCAGATACTCGATGCCCTTAGAGATGAAATACCACCACAGAGCTCCCGCCACCTGTCTCACACAGAACAAGAGAAATTGGTTGATGGCAGAAGACAGGAGCAGGTGGAAGAAAGAAACAggaacaaaaagagaaacacagattGTTTCAGAAATATAGGAGTAGTTCATATGCACTTCGATTTCTAACTTCGGTTCTTTTCTGATCTATTCTAAACTGCAACATCTTAACTTCAGAGTCACCtgagactgactgactgtgtcAGATGTGTAACGTCATGGAGCAGGAGGAAGGAAGGTGAAACTGAACACCTTCCATGATCCTTCTTCCAGCTCGCACTATTTCTGATAACAGGAGCAGTGTCCAAATGAACAGAAGGTGATCATGTTTCTAAAACCACTGAGAAAAAAGCATCCCTGGCACCCTCACAAGAAATTTCTTAATCATTTGGGCACAGCAGAGCAGAATAGCGACGTTAGATTAAtcagtaaaacatgttactttgTAGTAGCAGAGGTGTCTTGTTACTCCTGGAAACTAATTACTGCACACATAAACCACGAGACAGTAAATGACATAAAAGGGCAGGTGAAGTGCACTGTGGTAACCTGAATATTCAGTTTTCATTTAAGCCTCTCAACCCCAAAAAGaaaccatttggaataactagatcctgttgaaaacattaaattctgcactccttAGCACAACTGGGAATTCATGATTGGTTTTGCTTAgacatgtgacaaatattcactgaaaacagacagaactgcaggctgtttacacagagcagagaggagaggacaggagagattgTAAGTagtggttgtaaaaatgcaaatagttcaatatgtataacatgtggaggCCCTTTTTTCCAATATGCATTACAATTTTgagcacttgaaaaaaaaatgtatatataaatatatatgtgtatatatatatatatatatatatatatatatatatatgtttagaGAAATTCcacttgtgttgttttctttttttctgatttatgtcattttaactgtgttattctgcaacAAAGATattttgagttgttcacacctccatagagctgcatgacttttatattgcagtgaaatacaaggccacggtgagtaaaatataaaaagagcaaCAGACGCCCTGTGACAGCTCGGGTTGAGAGGGTTATTACaagtgagtgtgtctgtgcatgtgtctttgtgtgtgtgtctcagtccCAAACACTCACCCTGACTTCATTGGGGTCCTCTGAATAGTCCACTGGTTGACAGATGTAACTGTAGCTTGCCGCCCGTGCTGCCATAAACagctttaaacaaaaaagagagagagagagaatatctCTACTGcattacttaaataaatggaCAAAGCCACACAgtgagagtgacagagagaggaagagagataaAGTGCAGACAGAAAAtttgatacactgtaataaGGTTAGTCTAAACCCAGGAGGGTAACTGCTACTGAAAGTCATCTGGATGGAGAGTTATTTGGATAAGACTTCCACACATATTTGCTATAGTTTTTGCCAGTAAACAGAAGAACATCTCGTTAATGTTAACCTACCTCTTTAAATATGAAGAAGTTGAGGAAGACCATGCTGAAGTTGTAGACAATGAGTGTTTTGCGGAGCTGGAAGGGCTCTCTGTTCTTCATGTATTTGGGCCCCAGCCAGAGGAATAGCAGGTAGGAGGTGCTGATGGCCAGCGTGGGCAGAGGGTTGTCCATCAGAGGCCATTTCTCCACTCGCTTGTCTGTGGGACAGAAGTTCTCTCAGCGTTACATAACTATTCTTAATGTTTGCATTACACTCACACTGTGTGGGTTCATTGTCATAGTTATTTTAAGTTTGAGAGTGCAGCTCGAACACAGTAGATAGGAGTACAGATGCCAGAT contains:
- the elovl4a gene encoding elongation of very long chain fatty acids protein 4a; the protein is MEIVTHLINDTIEFYKWTLTIADKRVEKWPLMDNPLPTLAISTSYLLFLWLGPKYMKNREPFQLRKTLIVYNFSMVFLNFFIFKELFMAARAASYSYICQPVDYSEDPNEVRVAGALWWYFISKGIEYLDTVFFILRKKFSQVTFLHVYHHCTMFTLWWIGIKWVAGGQSFFGAHMNAAIHVLMYLYYGLASCGPKIQKYLWWKKYLTIIQMIQFHVTIGHTALSLYVNCDFPHWMHYSLICYAITFIILFGNFYYQTYRRQQPRRDASSSKASKALSNGTLNGLSKAANGAVVTGSKEEKPQENSGRRKRKGRAKRD